A region from the Leptospira venezuelensis genome encodes:
- a CDS encoding metalloenzyme → MIFYVFIDGIGFGENNPDKNPFSKYAKGIFLPLGGKSIPEDSPSRIKDLTYLKTDASMGIKGLPQSATGQTSLWTGINACQVLNRHMSGFPTFTLKRIIAKYSIIRILEENGFKADLLNCYTPGFTEHIKKHPRHVSASTLIQMAADKPLKDMDDLRDGKGLYMDISRDFLRKFGKDFIDKDDPVLEIQDPYKTGNDIIPAMKDHTLCIYEYFITDKVGHKMNWKGAEKCISDLEHFLLGVIDAMDPEQDQLIVTSDHGNLEDLTVDVHTVNPVPTILYGKYTEQMKDKIHALKDIPHAIYDCLGVQIQMSEQEFVQTSTN, encoded by the coding sequence ATGATATTTTATGTATTTATAGACGGGATAGGCTTTGGGGAAAACAATCCGGATAAAAATCCGTTCTCGAAATATGCGAAGGGGATTTTTCTACCTTTAGGCGGCAAGTCGATCCCTGAAGATTCTCCATCCCGCATAAAAGACCTCACCTATCTAAAAACTGATGCGAGCATGGGGATTAAAGGACTTCCCCAAAGCGCAACTGGACAAACTTCTCTTTGGACTGGGATAAATGCCTGCCAGGTATTAAACCGCCATATGAGTGGATTTCCTACATTCACTTTAAAACGTATCATTGCTAAATATTCAATTATTCGCATTCTAGAAGAGAACGGATTTAAAGCAGACTTGCTGAACTGTTACACTCCAGGATTTACTGAACATATAAAAAAACATCCAAGACATGTATCTGCTTCTACTCTCATCCAAATGGCAGCAGACAAACCGCTAAAAGATATGGATGACCTGAGAGATGGAAAAGGTCTCTACATGGATATCAGTCGTGATTTCCTCAGAAAATTCGGAAAAGATTTTATAGATAAGGATGACCCAGTTTTAGAGATTCAAGATCCGTACAAAACTGGAAATGATATTATTCCTGCAATGAAAGACCATACTTTATGTATCTATGAATACTTTATTACAGATAAAGTAGGTCATAAGATGAATTGGAAAGGAGCTGAAAAGTGTATCTCCGACTTAGAGCACTTTTTGTTAGGAGTTATAGATGCGATGGATCCGGAACAGGACCAACTCATTGTAACTTCCGATCATGGAAACTTAGAAGATCTCACTGTCGATGTTCATACCGTAAACCCAGTGCCGACCATTCTTTACGGTAAATACACTGAACAAATGAAAGATAAAATCCACGCCTTAAAAGATATCCCTCATGCAATCTACGATTGTTTAGGGGTGCAGATCCAAATGTCCGAACAGGAATTTGTTCAGACATCCACTAATTAA
- a CDS encoding ATP-dependent Clp protease ATP-binding subunit: protein MLEFTKRAKRVINEIAQDEAKRLGSEFIGPEHILLGLLKEEDSVAIKILNNLNINLNELRKEVERRTRENSGTLLMDMAQGQDRYQKIIELSKEEAKRLKHNYVGTEHILLALLRDNNNIAGGALYSFSVNYNVIKGEILRLLGAPPTSTVGVSSQPTAQPGTPRAEKTKTPILDEFARDLTQLARDKKLDPVVGRANEIQRVIQILSRKTKNNPVLVGESGVGKTAIVEGLALAIVEKNVPDLLFDKRVLSLDLASLIAGTKYRGEFEERLKKIMKEISSSNNIIIFIDELHTLIGAGAAEGAVDAANILKPALARGELQCIGATTSTEYRKYIERDSALERRFQVVKVAEPSVDDAIQILTGLKKAYEAHHKVRYSDRALEQSVKLSHRYINDRYLPDKAIDIIDEAGAKARLANCARPQAVKDLEEEIKSLSQKKEDLVRSQEYEKAAGVRDEVNRKKQVLEEKIRSWQEKLDDFAVSIDEDDILSVVSQWTGIPLQRMEENESSRLLRLEEELKLRVVGQDEAIEKIAKSVRRARTGFKAERRPTGSFIFLGPTGVGKTELAKALAEFLFGDQDAMLRVDMSEYMEPHAVSRLIGAPPGYVGYDDGGQLTEFVRKKPYSIILLDEIEKAHHDIFNVLLQVMEEGNLTDTKGRKVNFRDAIIIMTSNIGAKEISSTVRLGFEDRSGETDKYKSDQAREQLKKHFNPEFLNRVDEVVYFKPLRKEELMAIMDIMIRDTNKRLLDKKIKIDLTQEAKDHFMDIGYDEKFGARPLRRVFQRELEDYMAVQTLKGAYKEPTKITVAFKEGKLDFLEEAWTDYKPADQGSDGGSSPNNPERSEEPALV, encoded by the coding sequence ATGTTGGAATTTACTAAAAGAGCAAAACGAGTAATCAACGAGATCGCGCAGGACGAAGCAAAACGTCTTGGCAGTGAATTTATCGGCCCTGAACATATCTTATTAGGATTGTTAAAGGAAGAAGATTCAGTCGCGATAAAAATACTGAATAACCTGAACATCAACCTGAACGAACTTCGTAAAGAAGTAGAGCGCAGGACCAGGGAGAACTCCGGCACATTGTTGATGGACATGGCCCAAGGACAGGATCGATACCAAAAGATTATCGAACTATCTAAGGAAGAAGCCAAACGTCTGAAACACAACTATGTGGGCACAGAGCATATCCTTCTCGCATTATTGAGAGATAATAATAATATCGCAGGCGGAGCGTTATACTCCTTTAGCGTGAATTATAATGTGATCAAAGGAGAGATATTACGTCTGTTAGGCGCTCCTCCTACAAGCACAGTTGGTGTATCCAGTCAACCAACCGCTCAGCCTGGAACTCCTCGCGCCGAAAAAACTAAAACGCCAATCTTGGATGAGTTTGCGAGAGATCTAACTCAACTAGCCAGAGATAAAAAATTGGATCCAGTTGTAGGAAGAGCTAACGAGATCCAAAGGGTGATCCAAATCCTTTCTCGTAAAACTAAGAATAATCCAGTATTAGTGGGAGAGTCCGGCGTTGGTAAAACAGCTATCGTAGAAGGACTCGCACTTGCAATTGTAGAGAAGAATGTTCCGGATCTTCTATTTGATAAACGTGTACTTTCCTTGGATCTTGCAAGCTTGATCGCAGGAACAAAGTATCGCGGAGAATTCGAAGAAAGATTAAAGAAGATCATGAAAGAAATTTCTTCTTCTAATAATATCATCATATTCATCGATGAGTTGCATACTCTTATCGGAGCAGGTGCTGCAGAAGGGGCTGTGGACGCAGCAAATATCCTAAAACCTGCACTTGCAAGAGGGGAATTGCAATGTATCGGAGCTACAACTAGCACTGAATACCGCAAGTATATCGAGCGTGATTCTGCGTTAGAAAGAAGGTTCCAAGTAGTAAAAGTTGCAGAACCTTCTGTAGACGATGCTATCCAAATCCTTACCGGACTCAAAAAAGCATACGAAGCTCACCACAAGGTGCGTTATTCGGATCGTGCTTTGGAACAATCCGTTAAGTTATCACATAGATATATCAATGATAGATATCTACCTGACAAGGCGATCGACATCATCGACGAAGCGGGTGCAAAAGCAAGACTTGCAAATTGCGCTCGTCCTCAAGCAGTAAAAGACTTGGAAGAAGAGATCAAATCACTTTCTCAAAAGAAAGAAGATCTAGTTCGTTCTCAAGAGTATGAAAAAGCTGCCGGAGTTCGCGACGAAGTAAATCGTAAGAAACAAGTTCTGGAAGAAAAGATCAGATCTTGGCAGGAGAAACTGGATGATTTTGCAGTTTCTATCGACGAAGACGATATTCTTTCCGTAGTTTCTCAGTGGACCGGAATTCCATTACAAAGAATGGAAGAAAACGAATCTTCTAGACTACTTCGTTTGGAAGAAGAGCTTAAACTAAGAGTTGTCGGTCAGGACGAAGCTATCGAGAAGATCGCAAAATCTGTTCGTAGAGCACGCACAGGGTTCAAAGCAGAGCGTAGACCTACCGGATCCTTTATCTTCTTAGGACCAACAGGAGTTGGTAAGACTGAGTTAGCTAAGGCACTTGCTGAGTTCTTGTTCGGAGACCAAGATGCTATGCTTCGTGTGGACATGTCTGAATACATGGAACCGCATGCAGTCAGTAGATTGATCGGAGCTCCTCCAGGTTATGTTGGTTACGATGATGGCGGACAATTGACTGAGTTCGTTCGCAAAAAACCGTATTCAATCATTCTATTGGATGAGATCGAAAAAGCTCACCATGATATTTTCAACGTTCTTCTCCAAGTAATGGAAGAAGGTAACCTGACTGATACTAAAGGTCGTAAGGTAAACTTCAGAGATGCGATTATCATCATGACTTCTAACATCGGTGCTAAGGAAATTTCCAGCACAGTTCGTTTAGGATTCGAAGATCGTTCCGGAGAGACCGACAAGTATAAGTCAGACCAAGCTCGTGAGCAGTTGAAAAAACATTTCAACCCAGAGTTCTTGAACAGGGTGGATGAGGTTGTTTACTTCAAACCTCTCAGAAAAGAAGAACTTATGGCGATTATGGATATCATGATCAGAGACACCAATAAGAGATTATTGGACAAGAAGATCAAGATAGACCTGACTCAAGAAGCGAAGGATCACTTCATGGATATCGGATACGACGAGAAGTTCGGAGCACGTCCATTACGCAGAGTATTCCAACGCGAGTTAGAAGATTATATGGCAGTCCAAACCTTGAAAGGCGCTTACAAAGAGCCTACCAAGATCACAGTTGCTTTCAAAGAGGGCAAACTGGACTTCTTGGAAGAAGCTTGGACAGATTATAAACCTGCAGATCAAGGTTCAGACGGAGGAAGCTCTCCGAACAATCCGGAGCGTTCCGAAGAACCTGCGCTAGTGTAA
- a CDS encoding tetratricopeptide repeat protein codes for MNRSIILVTGFLFVCAGLLTGIYTAVIQDTDSTNKGIIEKVREGEEFLKHSNPKSSEKALDIFAELSAKDVGSDLSFRIQYDLATALDKTGDKMRALGIFRELNQKEGLAREEKAKVAYGLGNLLLLLNRDEEGKGHLEEVLRTSGDNKLRSNALSAIADYYMKKGNYDQSRKNYVLALQEDPENVKARVRWGKSLRRMGKDWSAYDVYEDYVQSDAYFDPDKVAVDKEFRSGLLEKGRELYVRKEYYSAIETLKKALDIGVSERAREQAWYYIAESYDALGKSEQAIQYLNKILENSDGTLDQAAMFRKGTIYFRGGKYEKAAAVFQESADRNPDSPVGKKSATWKKEALDQIEDDLRYKDGESGGKTKPSDDDRQDDDWKY; via the coding sequence ATGAACCGTTCCATCATATTAGTAACAGGATTTTTATTCGTGTGTGCAGGTCTTCTTACGGGGATTTACACTGCGGTGATCCAAGATACAGATTCTACAAATAAAGGGATCATTGAGAAAGTAAGAGAAGGGGAGGAGTTCCTAAAACATTCCAACCCTAAATCCTCAGAAAAGGCACTGGATATTTTTGCAGAATTGTCCGCTAAGGATGTAGGATCTGATCTTTCTTTCAGGATCCAATATGATCTTGCAACTGCTTTGGATAAAACCGGCGATAAAATGAGAGCCCTCGGAATTTTCAGAGAGTTGAACCAAAAAGAAGGTTTGGCTCGTGAAGAGAAAGCTAAGGTTGCCTATGGACTTGGAAACCTTCTTCTTTTATTAAACAGAGACGAAGAAGGAAAAGGTCATTTAGAGGAAGTACTCAGGACTTCTGGAGACAATAAACTTAGATCCAACGCGTTATCTGCAATTGCCGACTATTACATGAAAAAAGGCAATTACGATCAGTCCAGAAAGAACTACGTATTGGCCTTACAAGAAGATCCTGAAAACGTAAAAGCAAGAGTCAGATGGGGAAAATCTTTACGTAGAATGGGCAAGGATTGGTCTGCTTACGATGTGTATGAGGACTATGTTCAGTCTGATGCATATTTTGATCCGGATAAGGTTGCTGTAGATAAGGAATTCCGCTCCGGACTATTGGAGAAAGGACGAGAATTATACGTACGCAAAGAATATTATTCTGCGATCGAAACCTTGAAGAAAGCATTGGACATTGGAGTTAGCGAAAGAGCTAGAGAACAAGCCTGGTATTATATCGCAGAAAGTTATGATGCTTTAGGAAAATCTGAACAAGCTATTCAATATCTGAACAAAATTCTGGAAAACTCAGATGGAACTTTAGACCAGGCAGCAATGTTTAGAAAAGGAACCATCTATTTCAGAGGCGGAAAATATGAGAAGGCCGCCGCGGTTTTCCAAGAATCGGCTGACAGAAATCCAGATAGTCCTGTCGGTAAAAAATCAGCTACTTGGAAGAAGGAAGCTTTGGATCAGATCGAAGACGATCTTAGATACAAGGATGGAGAAAGTGGTGGAAAAACAAAACCTTCTGACGACGACCGCCAAGATGACGATTGGAAATATTAA
- a CDS encoding tetratricopeptide repeat protein — MHKGKILLLTLILFVFSAGNSFAQSEPDYQTALAEFQKGNSEKALEIIRVLHEQGKRSYDTHYLAAFCHYNAGRNKSAATHWSEALKLKPGDPAVSLDFARYLIQAGRNSDALEIIYNSYQSNPKNREVRLLYATALLYNNKAREALYIIEKLKAEDGNDYRPLVLEAQVYFYLGSAEKAEVSLKWAQSLVPNNPNVLNNLGLVYEKAGNQEAKRGNIKKALEQLRNAKEQLESALKIKPDDEKIKGNIRRIEARINALSAG; from the coding sequence ATGCACAAAGGAAAAATACTCCTACTTACACTGATACTATTTGTTTTTTCCGCGGGGAATAGTTTCGCTCAGAGCGAACCGGATTATCAAACAGCATTAGCAGAATTCCAAAAGGGAAATTCAGAAAAAGCTCTAGAGATCATTCGTGTACTTCACGAACAAGGTAAAAGATCTTACGACACTCATTACTTAGCGGCATTCTGTCATTATAATGCAGGAAGAAATAAATCCGCAGCCACTCACTGGTCCGAAGCATTAAAACTAAAACCTGGAGATCCTGCGGTTAGCTTGGATTTTGCCAGATATTTGATCCAAGCAGGTAGGAATTCCGACGCATTAGAGATCATTTATAATTCTTACCAATCTAATCCTAAGAACAGAGAAGTAAGACTATTATATGCGACTGCCTTATTATATAATAATAAAGCAAGAGAAGCATTATATATTATCGAAAAACTAAAAGCGGAAGATGGAAACGATTATCGCCCTCTTGTTTTAGAAGCTCAGGTATACTTCTATTTAGGAAGCGCAGAAAAAGCAGAAGTCAGTTTGAAATGGGCTCAGTCCTTAGTTCCTAATAATCCTAACGTGTTAAATAACTTAGGATTAGTTTACGAAAAAGCGGGAAACCAAGAAGCAAAAAGAGGGAATATCAAAAAGGCCCTCGAACAATTAAGAAATGCTAAAGAACAATTAGAATCAGCACTTAAGATAAAACCTGACGATGAAAAAATAAAAGGTAATATCAGAAGAATAGAGGCAAGGATCAATGCCCTTTCCGCCGGGTGA
- a CDS encoding tetratricopeptide repeat protein, with translation MRTLCCILLLCVSVTSSYPQEENRREWNKAAKQKVLLLHQSGKEAESLPFLEEYVKKNPNELIYKLYLARALFWRADLELPGHSEDVFSRMEKVRRIRDNYLRAASLFEENVGYLGKVSPRDPDLGKWTFLWAMSEWYAGREDRAIQLFKKSFKHDFRLNQANYNIAAIYESLGQILDSQIYYGTYLKNEKELKEEE, from the coding sequence ATGCGCACCCTCTGCTGTATCCTTTTGTTATGTGTTAGTGTAACTTCTTCTTACCCCCAAGAAGAAAATAGAAGAGAATGGAATAAAGCTGCAAAACAAAAAGTTTTACTTCTTCATCAAAGTGGAAAAGAAGCAGAGAGCCTTCCTTTCTTAGAAGAGTATGTTAAAAAAAATCCGAACGAGTTGATTTATAAGTTATATCTTGCTCGAGCACTTTTTTGGAGAGCGGACTTAGAATTGCCAGGTCATTCAGAAGATGTGTTTTCTAGAATGGAGAAGGTCCGAAGGATACGTGACAATTATCTTAGAGCGGCGAGCCTTTTCGAAGAGAATGTAGGTTATTTAGGAAAGGTAAGTCCAAGAGATCCAGATTTGGGAAAATGGACCTTTTTATGGGCCATGTCCGAATGGTATGCAGGAAGGGAAGATCGGGCCATCCAGCTATTTAAGAAGTCTTTTAAGCATGATTTTCGTTTAAACCAGGCAAATTATAATATCGCTGCCATTTATGAAAGCTTGGGGCAGATACTAGATTCTCAAATTTATTATGGAACCTACTTGAAAAACGAAAAGGAACTGAAAGAAGAGGAGTAA
- the rpiB gene encoding ribose 5-phosphate isomerase B → MKKIGIASDHGGFELKEFLRKELADSIEILDLGVKDETSVDYPLVIADACKKVLSKEVDGLIALCGTGIGASIAANRHKGIRAALCHDEFTAEMSRRHNNANVLVLGGRVLGKELATRIAQKWLNTSFEAGRHERRVGQLDTIV, encoded by the coding sequence ATGAAAAAAATTGGCATCGCTTCCGATCACGGTGGATTCGAACTTAAAGAATTCCTTCGCAAAGAATTAGCGGACTCGATTGAGATCTTGGACTTAGGAGTTAAGGACGAGACCTCTGTGGATTATCCTTTAGTAATTGCAGACGCCTGCAAAAAAGTACTCTCTAAAGAAGTGGATGGACTGATCGCACTTTGTGGAACAGGTATCGGAGCATCTATCGCAGCAAACCGTCATAAGGGAATTAGAGCTGCTCTTTGCCATGACGAATTCACTGCAGAAATGTCTCGCCGTCATAACAATGCAAACGTATTGGTATTAGGCGGAAGAGTTTTAGGCAAAGAACTTGCGACCCGCATCGCTCAGAAATGGCTGAATACTTCCTTCGAAGCTGGACGTCATGAAAGAAGGGTGGGTCAGTTAGACACCATCGTTTAA
- the mtaB gene encoding tRNA (N(6)-L-threonylcarbamoyladenosine(37)-C(2))-methylthiotransferase MtaB, producing MPFPPGEKKVLFHTLGCRLNFFESDGLFSSLSKHGYSVAAGEDIPDVVVVNTCTVTNKADSRNRNIIRNAIKRYPGAQVWVTGCYAQTDKESIESIPGIAGVIGNENKSDLPRLILEKEGADSSHIQTVSDRFAYSDVLPNGHTRAYLKIQDGCDRQCSYCKIPQARGKGVSRNWKDVLDQVSFLQDNGVGEIILTGVNLGWYRDGEGRKAFPKMLEAILNKLEYSRLRLSSIEPPDVGVELAELLTHPRFTPFLHVPLQSGSKEILKRMKRSYNPETFRKRIELAKSKVPDLFLGTDVIVGFPGETEQDFADSTSILEELGFSKIHAFPFSVRKNTSAEQFPETVSKETKKERVHTLMDLSQRLHRKYAESQFSKKREAVLEGGGIAVTDNYLKAVIPENDLKSLSPGQFLTVEIGEYIPDASDKEGKVSARILAAIG from the coding sequence ATGCCCTTTCCGCCGGGTGAAAAAAAGGTACTATTTCATACCTTAGGTTGTAGGCTCAATTTTTTTGAGTCAGACGGTTTATTTTCTTCTTTGAGTAAACACGGATATTCCGTGGCTGCTGGAGAGGATATTCCGGATGTGGTGGTGGTCAATACATGTACCGTCACAAATAAAGCAGATTCAAGAAATCGTAATATTATTCGAAATGCGATCAAAAGATACCCAGGTGCTCAGGTCTGGGTAACCGGCTGTTATGCACAAACTGATAAAGAATCTATAGAGTCAATTCCTGGTATCGCGGGTGTGATTGGTAATGAGAACAAATCGGATTTACCTAGGTTGATCTTAGAAAAAGAAGGCGCAGATTCTTCTCATATCCAAACAGTTTCTGATCGATTTGCATATTCTGATGTTCTACCTAACGGACATACAAGAGCATATTTAAAGATCCAGGACGGTTGTGATCGCCAATGTTCCTATTGTAAAATTCCTCAAGCAAGAGGAAAAGGTGTCTCCCGAAATTGGAAAGATGTACTAGATCAGGTCTCCTTCTTACAAGATAATGGAGTAGGAGAGATTATCCTCACAGGTGTGAACCTAGGTTGGTATAGAGATGGAGAAGGTAGAAAGGCATTTCCTAAAATGCTCGAAGCAATCCTGAATAAATTAGAATACTCTAGACTTAGGCTTTCTTCCATCGAACCACCTGATGTGGGTGTGGAACTTGCTGAACTTCTTACTCATCCTAGATTTACTCCATTCTTACATGTTCCTTTACAAAGTGGAAGTAAAGAGATCCTAAAAAGGATGAAACGTAGTTATAATCCTGAAACTTTCCGTAAAAGGATAGAGCTCGCTAAATCTAAAGTTCCGGATCTGTTCTTAGGAACAGATGTGATCGTTGGTTTCCCTGGAGAAACGGAACAAGACTTTGCGGATTCTACTTCAATCTTAGAAGAATTGGGTTTTTCTAAAATACATGCATTCCCTTTCTCTGTTCGCAAGAATACTTCTGCGGAGCAATTCCCTGAAACCGTTTCTAAAGAAACTAAAAAGGAAAGGGTTCATACTCTGATGGATCTTTCTCAAAGGCTGCACCGTAAATATGCAGAAAGCCAATTCTCTAAAAAGAGAGAGGCAGTTTTGGAAGGCGGAGGAATTGCAGTTACTGATAATTATCTGAAAGCAGTAATTCCTGAAAATGATCTGAAAAGTTTAAGCCCAGGACAATTCTTAACCGTAGAAATCGGAGAATATATCCCAGATGCCTCCGACAAAGAAGGTAAGGTCTCTGCGCGGATTCTTGCCGCGATCGGTTAA
- a CDS encoding CopG family transcriptional regulator: protein MARVERRFQMLLTEEEFELLRTEAEKRDLSASELLRSCFRNEIFKSDSYQRLEALRELSKIYPEGKI from the coding sequence ATGGCACGTGTCGAAAGAAGATTTCAGATGCTCCTCACTGAGGAAGAATTCGAATTATTGAGGACCGAAGCAGAGAAAAGAGATCTCTCCGCTTCAGAGTTACTTCGCTCTTGTTTTAGGAACGAAATTTTTAAGTCAGATTCTTATCAGAGATTAGAAGCTTTGAGAGAATTATCCAAAATTTATCCGGAAGGGAAAATTTGA
- the serC gene encoding 3-phosphoserine/phosphohydroxythreonine transaminase, translating to MSKFERRIYNFCAGPAMLPTPVMEKAASEFLNYRGSGMSIMEDSHRGKLFEEVLDTSLSLLRELLSVPENYEIMFLSGGASLHFSALPLNLLKDGESADFAVTGIWAKKAMEEALRFNPVKKIYDGEDHKYTESPELNDSMVNPGAAYVYITSNNTLLGTRYVTLPTITKAPLIADMTSEILSRKIDVSKFGAIFAGAQKNIGPSGLSVLIIRKDLLGRSGRTVPILMDYALTAKNKSMYNTPPTYSIYMAKLVFEWLKDLGGVEKIEKINEEKAKILYDYLETTSFYNAPVKPNSRSVMNVVFTIHDKNLESKFLAGAEEKGLHGLEGHRLVGGLRASIYNSMPKEGVISLVEYMKEFEKKS from the coding sequence ATGAGCAAATTTGAGCGCCGAATCTACAATTTTTGCGCAGGTCCTGCGATGTTACCTACTCCAGTCATGGAGAAGGCAGCTTCCGAGTTTCTGAACTACCGCGGGTCCGGTATGTCCATTATGGAAGATAGCCATAGGGGAAAACTTTTTGAAGAAGTCCTAGATACTTCCCTTTCCTTGCTCCGAGAATTATTATCTGTTCCTGAAAATTACGAAATTATGTTTCTTTCCGGAGGAGCTAGCCTCCACTTCTCCGCCCTACCCTTAAATCTTCTGAAAGATGGAGAGTCCGCTGACTTTGCAGTCACTGGTATCTGGGCAAAGAAGGCTATGGAAGAAGCACTTAGATTCAATCCGGTCAAAAAAATTTATGATGGAGAAGATCATAAGTATACAGAATCTCCGGAACTGAATGACTCAATGGTAAATCCTGGAGCGGCATATGTGTATATCACTTCTAATAATACTTTATTAGGAACTCGTTATGTAACACTTCCGACGATCACTAAGGCTCCTCTAATCGCGGACATGACTTCTGAAATTCTTTCTAGAAAGATAGATGTGAGTAAGTTCGGTGCAATTTTTGCGGGAGCACAAAAGAATATCGGACCATCCGGTTTAAGTGTTCTGATTATCCGCAAAGATTTACTAGGACGTTCCGGCAGAACTGTTCCTATACTCATGGATTATGCACTCACTGCAAAAAACAAATCCATGTATAATACTCCTCCTACATATTCTATTTATATGGCCAAACTTGTATTCGAATGGTTAAAGGATCTAGGCGGAGTGGAGAAGATCGAAAAGATCAATGAGGAGAAGGCCAAAATTTTATACGATTATTTGGAAACCACTTCCTTTTATAATGCTCCGGTAAAACCGAATTCAAGATCCGTAATGAATGTTGTCTTTACTATTCATGACAAAAATTTAGAATCTAAGTTTTTAGCTGGAGCAGAAGAAAAAGGACTCCATGGTTTAGAAGGTCACAGACTGGTCGGCGGCCTGAGAGCTTCTATCTATAATTCCATGCCAAAAGAGGGAGTAATTTCCTTAGTAGAATACATGAAGGAATTTGAGAAGAAGTCCTAA
- a CDS encoding class I SAM-dependent methyltransferase, whose product MIDIEYYYDPEYQNFLLSSKRRELTPPETVLKHFSLKDVQNIVDFGMGLGFWTETLLKSIHKEGWVWGAECNQDFLDEVLHWKNRENIQRFTPFYMEKADRPLLPEWIPVPEVIFASLVLSTFADPGQAMDGLIRSMKKGGKLIVLDWVKNEYPVGPRINDKISLDKMKFLAEQYKLEIVKTVRISENVYGLEIQSGPEFEYGYYDLREEETYSEELIRS is encoded by the coding sequence ATGATCGATATAGAATATTATTACGACCCAGAATATCAGAATTTTCTCCTCTCTAGTAAGAGACGTGAGCTTACTCCTCCGGAAACCGTTTTAAAACATTTTTCCCTGAAGGATGTGCAGAATATCGTCGATTTCGGGATGGGCCTCGGTTTCTGGACAGAAACTCTTTTGAAATCGATCCACAAAGAGGGTTGGGTTTGGGGTGCAGAATGCAATCAGGACTTCCTAGACGAAGTATTGCATTGGAAAAATAGAGAAAATATCCAAAGATTTACGCCATTTTACATGGAGAAGGCAGATCGTCCCTTATTGCCTGAATGGATTCCTGTCCCTGAAGTCATTTTTGCTTCCCTAGTACTTTCAACCTTTGCAGACCCTGGACAAGCAATGGACGGTTTAATTCGTTCTATGAAGAAAGGTGGCAAATTGATCGTTCTTGATTGGGTTAAAAACGAATACCCTGTCGGCCCAAGGATTAACGATAAGATCTCTTTAGATAAGATGAAGTTCTTAGCAGAACAGTATAAATTAGAGATCGTTAAAACAGTAAGAATTAGTGAAAACGTTTATGGTTTGGAAATCCAATCCGGCCCTGAATTCGAATACGGGTATTACGATCTAAGAGAAGAGGAAACTTACTCCGAAGAATTGATCAGGTCTTAA